From Phycodurus eques isolate BA_2022a chromosome 1, UOR_Pequ_1.1, whole genome shotgun sequence, one genomic window encodes:
- the lrif1 gene encoding uncharacterized protein lrif1 produces MYSAPREDNAAQRGTGVFYQALPALGTDGKNIMVLIPVQMVNGKCVQSQINKPKTQDAVPLNVVSAPVPFGIKTALTSLATQQTTGNQVSLVNALPCQLGVAGQGHELGISLNKYPLRTVKPQTFFGAPQNQVRTVTTSEVASGINKQSFMPSTDCFSSSDSTSVANVSSKTTVCQSNVSTCLSELERFCSGSPMTSLPLRSPKSHLKLIPKVSQRPNSPMKWLIEEVYSESALDLPNSPLIQSKTFKTVESSKTFGVFEKVMPVSLSGLTSSETHNQQASVMCDGRVFLAAKNDSLSSTVGSREKRCHLKNTAVLSSSSLLQHSRIITPKEPNEVIDLCSDDNPDDLCEIIPDDMPTGSSLDEDNVIFVSYIPPKPEYVPMQSLVGKTLEIDTNQTSTRTMHHVTECEKTSLNCSNTVHDQLTCESMDGCSVDKSQKPEQSMMASTAPNDDRDSVMSCQHNTQKQQLDSIEVSLGMESLSHPSASGLNSRESTDKMKSSSTASPVYRSSDHLLRQIFGVTSDVRICLQRITPGSSGTGLKESVPTEDIQETTNLLKEREVFMQYSYNPQDPHRSSSPVNVKRAKLSNVQNLSGETVTTNPLAGIMVGYVEPIDDDIASIDENYTPDSQDSAARSLNSARPNTSRMGRPRKRTRCPCCVPGTLGLTRKSRTRAVESERLTWTRDHTSKRGGR; encoded by the exons AGGGACCGGAGTCTTCTACCAGGCTTTGCCCGCCCTTGGAACCGATGGAAAAAACATCATGGTGCTGATTCCTGTTCAGATGGTCAATGGGAAATGTGTCCAAAGTCAAATCAACAAACCTAAAACGCAGGACGCCGTACCGCTAAATGTTGTATCAGCACCTGTTCCCTTTGGAATAAAGACAGCCTTGACTTCCTTAGCTACACAACAAACTACGGGAAATCAGGTTTCCCTCGTGAATGCCTTGCCTTGCCAACTTGGTGTTGCGGGTCAAGGACATGAGCTAggtatttcattaaataaatatccACTTAGAACTGTAAAACCACAAACATTCTTCGgagccccccaaaatcaagtaCGAACAGTTACAACTTCTGAAGTTGCCTCAGGTATTAATAAACAGAGTTTCATGCCATCAACGGATTGCTTTTCAAGTTCAGACTCGACCAGTGTGGCCAATGTATCATCTAAGACAACTGTCTGTCAAAGCAATGTTTCTACGTGTCTTTCAGAACTTGAACGTTTTTGTTCCGGATCACCTATGACTTCTCTTCCACTGAGATCACCCAAATCACACTTGAAATTAATTCCAAAGGTTTCCCAGAGGCCCAACAGCCCAATGAAGTGGTTGATTGAAGAAGTCTATTCTGAATCTGCTCTTGACCTTCCAAATTCTCCTCTTATTCAATCAAAGACATTCAAAACCGTGGAAAGTAGCAAGACGTTTGGAGTGTTTGAAAAAGTGATGCCTGTTTCTCTCTCAGGGTTAACTTCAAGTGAAACTCATAATCAACAAGCCTCGGTCATGTGCGATGGCAGGGTTTTTTTGGCAGCCAAAAATGATAGCCTTTCTTCGACAGTGGGGAGCAGGGAAAAACGTTGCCATCTCAAAAACACTGCAGTACTATCGTCTTCGTCACTCTTGCAACACTCAAGGATTATCACACCAAAGGAGCCAAATGAAGTGATCGACCTTTGCAGTGACGATAATCCCGATGACCTGTGTGAAATAATACCCGATGATATGCCGACAGGCTCTTCTTTGGACGAAGataatgtaatatttgtatCATATATTCCACCAAAACCCGAATACGTGCCAATGCAAAGTCTGGTAGGAAAAACACTGGAGATTGATACAAACCAGACAAGCACAAGGACCATGCACCATGTGACTGAATGTGAGAAgacttccctcaattgctccaATACTGTCCATGATCAACTAACATGTGAAAGCATGGATGGATGCTCCGTTGATAAAAGCCAGAAACCAGAGCAGAGCATGATGGCGAGCACAGCTCCAAATGATGACAGGGACTCGGTCATgagctgtcaacataacacccagaaacaacAGCTGGACAGCATAGAGGTTTCCCTAGGAATGGAGAGTTTGTCACATCCCAGTGCTTCTGGCCTCAACAGTAGAGAATCCACAGACAAAATGAAG aGTTCCTCAACTGCTTCTCCAGTTTATAGATCATCTGACCACCTTCTAAGGCAAATTTTTGGGGTTACATCTGATGTCAGAATTTGCCTGCAGAGAATTACTCCAGGATCATCTGGGACTGGACTCAAAGAGTCTGTGCCCACGGAGGACATTCAGGAAACCACAAACCTATTAAAAGAGAGGGAAGTTTTCATGCAGTACAGTTACAATCCACAAGATCCTCACCGCAGCAGTAGTCCAGTCAACGTCAAAAGAGCAAAGCTATCAAATGTACAGAATTTGTCAGGAGAAACTGTTACTACCAATCCTCTTGCAG ggataatggttggcTATGTGGAGCCAATCGATGATGATATCGCCAGCATCGATGAAAATTACACTCCTGACTCCCAGGACTCAGCTGCCCGGAGCTTGAATAGTGCTCGTCCAAATACAAGTCGAATGGGAAGGCCAAGGAAACGCACAAGGTGTCCATGTTGTGTCCCTGGTACGCTGGGTCTGACCAGGAAGTCCAGGACCAGGGCAGTAGAGTCAGAGAGGTTGACATGGACAAGAGACCACACGAGTAAAAGGGGTGGACGTTGA
- the igf3 gene encoding insulin-like growth factor 3, which produces MNSSRCPSGRPLPLKVLCMFYSTMCLVSGPICSEAAKLRCGSELLNDLLFVCGDRGLYLGKGTWSGYGSRPRGKGIVDKCCRSNGCDLYHLEMYCAKAEKQQQTTAWPSTSTEPLATRQTDVAYQFQAVFQKRLLQHLGPPNTPKREAYRNKTKR; this is translated from the exons ATGAACTCTTCACGGTGCCCTTCTGGGAGACCACTGCCATTAAAG GTGTTGTGCATGTTCTACTCAACCATGTGCCTGGTCAGCGGGCCTATCTGCTCCGAGGCAGCCAAGCTTCGCTGTGGCTCGGAACTTCTCAATGACctcctgtttgtgtgtggtgaTCGTGGGCTCTACTTGG GTAAAGGTACCTGGTCTGGTTATGGTTCTCGACCCAGAGGGAAGGGGATCGTGGACAAATGCTGCCGGTCAAATGGCTGTGACCTGTATCATCTGGAGATGTACTGTGCTAAGGCAGAGAAGCAACAACAGACTACAGCGTGGCCAAGCACAAGCACAGAACCCCTCGCCACAAGACAAACAGATGTG GCCTATCAGTTCCAAGCAGTATTTCAGAAAAGACTTTTGCAGCACCTGGGGCCACCCAACACTCCAAAGAGAGAGGCTTataggaacaaaacaaaacgttaa